One part of the Sporomusaceae bacterium genome encodes these proteins:
- a CDS encoding ATP-binding protein yields MILSIASGKGGTGKTTVALLLAASREGTIIADCDVEAPNCHLFLRPKWETETRAGVMVPRFDMDKCDGCGRCVQYCLFNALAVAGGTPLLFPELCHGCGGCLLACPREAVSEERREIGVFRTGVATMNIPGQRLISGLLDVGTPAAAPLIKTMKKQLPHDADIILDCPPGASCSMVAAVAGSDYCLLVTEPTPFGLHDLELAAGVSGMLAIPHGVVINKSDGGRGDEAVEGWCAAHGVEVLARLPNSREFAAKYAAGMIDGEYREAADTLWRRLDREYRRRSDG; encoded by the coding sequence TTGATCCTGAGCATCGCCAGCGGCAAAGGGGGAACAGGCAAGACCACTGTGGCGCTCTTGTTGGCGGCTAGCCGCGAGGGGACCATTATTGCCGACTGCGACGTGGAAGCGCCGAACTGCCATCTTTTTTTAAGGCCGAAATGGGAGACCGAGACGCGGGCTGGAGTCATGGTGCCGCGCTTTGATATGGATAAGTGTGACGGCTGCGGCCGGTGCGTTCAGTATTGCCTGTTCAACGCTCTGGCGGTTGCCGGCGGGACGCCCCTGCTGTTTCCGGAATTATGCCACGGCTGCGGCGGTTGTCTTCTGGCCTGCCCGCGTGAGGCAGTGAGCGAAGAACGGCGGGAGATCGGCGTTTTCCGAACCGGGGTTGCCACCATGAACATTCCGGGGCAACGGCTTATCAGCGGATTGCTGGATGTGGGCACTCCGGCCGCGGCTCCCCTGATAAAAACTATGAAGAAGCAGTTGCCGCATGACGCCGATATTATTCTCGATTGCCCGCCGGGCGCGAGCTGTTCGATGGTGGCTGCGGTCGCGGGCAGCGACTATTGCCTGCTGGTCACCGAGCCTACGCCGTTCGGACTCCATGACCTTGAGCTTGCCGCCGGTGTCTCGGGTATGCTGGCTATCCCGCACGGGGTAGTAATCAACAAGAGCGACGGCGGTCGGGGGGACGAAGCGGTGGAAGGGTGGTGCGCCGCCCATGGGGTGGAGGTGCTGGCCCGCCTGCCTAACAGCCGGGAGTTTGCCGCCAAGTACGCCGCCGGGATGATCGACGGAGAATACAGGGAGGCCGCCGACACACTATGGCGGCGGCTGGACCGGGAGTACCGGAGGCGCAGCGATGGTTAA
- a CDS encoding ATP-binding protein translates to MVKELVIASGKGGTGKTSIGAALTALAPAKILADCDVDAANLHLVVGSRLKEAHDFFAGFAPVVDEEACLHCGRCTNLCRFDAIEDGVISRPLACEGCGVCAFNCPAHAISMVDKKAGQWLVSETRHGLLVHAELGLAVDNSGKLVSEVRRQAKSRAEKRRLPLIITDGPPGVGCPAIAALTGASLVLAVTEPSLSGIHDLERLFFLCHHFGVPVAVCINKADISEENTRAIVALSRRERAPVVGEIPYDDVFREAALTGCTVMETGSAALTGEIRRLWLAVAGLLGVEPGKAAAWGLERLIDRLGGRRGMP, encoded by the coding sequence ATGGTTAAGGAGCTTGTCATAGCCAGCGGCAAAGGCGGAACCGGAAAAACCAGCATCGGCGCCGCTCTGACCGCCCTCGCACCTGCGAAGATTTTGGCCGACTGTGATGTCGATGCAGCCAACCTCCATCTGGTGGTTGGCTCGCGGTTGAAGGAAGCCCACGATTTTTTCGCCGGATTCGCACCCGTCGTCGATGAGGAGGCGTGTCTGCATTGTGGTCGGTGCACGAACCTATGCCGTTTTGACGCAATCGAGGACGGGGTGATTTCCCGGCCGCTCGCCTGCGAGGGCTGCGGGGTCTGCGCCTTCAACTGTCCGGCCCATGCCATCTCGATGGTGGATAAGAAAGCCGGGCAATGGCTGGTTTCCGAGACCCGCCACGGCCTTTTGGTGCATGCCGAGCTTGGTTTGGCGGTCGATAACTCCGGGAAACTGGTCAGCGAGGTCCGCCGTCAGGCGAAAAGCCGGGCGGAAAAGCGTCGTCTGCCGCTCATCATCACCGACGGACCTCCCGGAGTCGGCTGCCCGGCGATAGCGGCGCTGACCGGAGCGAGCCTCGTCCTGGCGGTTACTGAACCGTCACTGTCGGGAATACATGACCTTGAGCGGCTTTTCTTCCTCTGCCATCATTTCGGCGTACCTGTTGCGGTCTGCATCAATAAAGCGGACATCAGTGAAGAGAACACCCGTGCTATTGTGGCGCTGAGCCGTCGGGAAAGAGCTCCGGTCGTAGGGGAAATTCCCTATGACGACGTTTTCCGGGAGGCCGCTCTAACCGGTTGTACCGTTATGGAGACCGGCAGCGCCGCGCTTACCGGTGAGATAAGAAGGCTGTGGTTGGCAGTGGCCGGGCTGCTGGGGGTCGAGCCTGGCAAAGCGGCGGCCTGGGGGTTGGAACGGTTAATCGACAGACTTGGCGGAAGGCGGGGGATGCCATGA
- a CDS encoding NifB/NifX family molybdenum-iron cluster-binding protein has product MRIAVTAHGLAPGSSVDGRFAVAPFTLIFDTVTGGWNRLESPFWPRAKDAPGLRPRRLQAERVEALITAGLDPLSFRELSAAGIEIFAAPSGTAAEAVDLLLEGRLSALRTPDAVNVRKLVRKNARITV; this is encoded by the coding sequence ATGAGAATAGCTGTGACGGCGCACGGTCTGGCGCCGGGCTCGTCGGTGGACGGGCGATTTGCGGTCGCGCCCTTCACCTTGATTTTCGATACCGTGACAGGCGGGTGGAACAGGCTTGAAAGTCCTTTCTGGCCGCGGGCCAAGGACGCTCCCGGCCTCAGGCCGCGCCGGCTGCAGGCAGAAAGGGTGGAGGCGCTGATTACAGCAGGCCTCGATCCACTATCATTCCGTGAATTATCCGCCGCGGGCATCGAGATTTTCGCCGCGCCGTCTGGGACGGCGGCCGAAGCCGTCGACCTGCTGCTGGAAGGACGGCTTTCGGCGCTGCGCACCCCCGACGCCGTCAACGTCAGGAAGCTTGTAAGAAAGAATGCGCGAATTACTGTTTAG
- a CDS encoding iron-sulfur cluster carrier protein MrpORP: MVSCANREQKDKTQDEKIGRFLSGVSHTLMFMSGKGGVGKSTTAVNAALFLSDLGYRVGLLDIDIHGPSVAGLLGLKGMPLNIVGDKIQPFQMNENLRVVTFQGFLDNPDQPIIWRGPVKMGVILQLLADVDWGELDFLIIDSPPGTGDEPLTIAQRIPDCRAVIITTPQEIALADVRKSLNFCKQTNIRIMGIIENMSGFVCPTCGERHDIFKSGGGEKTAAQWGVPFLGRIPIDPGVVEAGDQGSGIVKADSPAKSCLEDIVRRITENLKQEKGDGQMAMKIGIPLAGGKLCNHFGHCEEFALVSVTNGEITDVTKRVPPPHEPGIIPEWLAEQGVDTVLAGGMGERAQDIFRQKGIKVVCGAQGGSPQDIAASFLQGTLMTGGNPCSHDEPGHQCHGG; the protein is encoded by the coding sequence ATGGTTTCATGTGCGAACCGGGAACAAAAGGATAAAACCCAGGACGAAAAAATCGGCCGCTTCCTCAGCGGCGTGAGCCATACTCTCATGTTCATGAGTGGCAAGGGTGGAGTCGGTAAGAGCACAACGGCGGTAAACGCCGCCTTATTCCTAAGCGACCTCGGATATCGGGTGGGCCTTCTGGACATCGACATCCACGGGCCGAGCGTAGCCGGCCTTTTGGGCCTGAAGGGCATGCCGCTCAACATCGTGGGTGACAAAATCCAGCCCTTCCAGATGAACGAGAACCTGCGGGTGGTCACCTTTCAAGGTTTCCTCGACAATCCCGATCAGCCGATAATCTGGCGGGGGCCGGTGAAGATGGGGGTTATCCTCCAGCTTCTGGCCGACGTCGACTGGGGCGAACTGGATTTCCTTATCATCGACAGTCCGCCGGGCACAGGCGACGAGCCGCTGACCATCGCCCAGAGGATTCCCGATTGCCGCGCGGTAATCATCACGACGCCGCAGGAAATAGCTCTGGCCGATGTGAGGAAATCGCTCAACTTCTGTAAACAAACCAACATCAGGATAATGGGGATCATCGAAAATATGAGCGGCTTTGTCTGTCCTACCTGCGGCGAGCGGCACGATATCTTCAAGAGCGGCGGCGGCGAGAAGACCGCGGCGCAGTGGGGCGTACCCTTCCTCGGCAGGATTCCGATCGACCCGGGCGTCGTCGAGGCTGGCGATCAAGGTAGCGGTATAGTCAAAGCGGACAGTCCGGCTAAGAGTTGTCTAGAGGATATTGTGCGACGGATAACAGAAAATCTGAAACAGGAGAAAGGCGATGGTCAGATGGCAATGAAGATCGGCATCCCGCTGGCGGGAGGGAAACTGTGCAACCATTTCGGGCACTGCGAGGAGTTTGCCCTTGTCAGTGTGACAAACGGGGAAATAACCGATGTAACTAAGCGCGTGCCACCGCCCCACGAGCCGGGCATTATTCCGGAATGGCTTGCGGAGCAGGGCGTGGATACGGTGCTGGCCGGCGGCATGGGCGAAAGGGCGCAGGATATCTTCCGCCAGAAAGGGATCAAAGTGGTATGCGGCGCACAGGGCGGCTCTCCGCAGGATATCGCGGCGAGTTTCCTGCAGGGGACGCTTATGACGGGAGGCAATCCATGCAGTCATGACGAGCCCGGACATCAGTGCCACGGGGGATGA
- a CDS encoding NifB/NifX family molybdenum-iron cluster-binding protein produces MKIAVTASGTELSDRFDTRFGRAANFIVYDLESEQWECHTNKQNYDAVQGAGIQAAQTVSRLGVSALVTGHVGPKAFKVLQASGIKAFAAEAVTAMDALGAFRRGELTEMTGPDVEGHWL; encoded by the coding sequence ATGAAAATTGCTGTCACCGCCAGTGGGACGGAGCTGTCGGACCGTTTCGACACTCGGTTCGGCCGCGCTGCAAACTTTATCGTTTATGATCTCGAATCCGAACAGTGGGAGTGTCATACCAATAAGCAAAACTACGATGCGGTCCAGGGGGCGGGCATCCAGGCGGCGCAGACCGTCAGCCGGCTTGGAGTTTCGGCTCTCGTAACAGGCCACGTCGGCCCCAAAGCCTTCAAAGTGCTGCAGGCAAGCGGCATCAAGGCATTCGCGGCTGAAGCCGTCACGGCGATGGATGCCCTTGGCGCCTTCCGGCGGGGCGAACTGACGGAAATGACCGGACCGGACGTCGAAGGTCACTGGCTTTAG
- a CDS encoding tripartite tricarboxylate transporter permease, translating into MFENLLLGIQAISSLEVQFFVLMGALAGILVSCLPGLSATMAVALLLPLTFGIPPVSALLLLSGIYVGAMFGGAIPAILLCTPGTPSAVSTTFDGYPLARKGYAGKAISIACISSVAAGLFGVFVLMTVAPPLAAFALNFSAPEYFAVAVFGLAVISSLAEGSVLKAFASGMIGLLLAVVGMDPMTGFDRFTFDNTDLLSGVSFLAVMIGTAALAEVLYQIDTDKKGQAFEKFEIGSLALTKSDLKQITKPTIIGCIFGVFIGIMPAAGANIASFVSWAQAKLWSKKPEEFGHGSVEGLAASEAGNNSVVGGDLVPMLTLGVPGDPVTAIMMGALILQGLRPGPMLFAEHPEIVYGLFLGLIISNLWVLPIGLLGARFFAKMSNVPKPILWPTILTLCVIGTYASEGTMMPAYTVIVFGLVGYLMKKAGYPTAPLILGLLLGPMAEENLRRSLLMSHMDATVFFTRPISLILLLLGFITLVWPWFQEWYQKRMAAKLGVEVPKDC; encoded by the coding sequence GTGTTCGAAAATCTATTGCTCGGGATTCAGGCTATATCGTCGTTGGAGGTACAGTTTTTTGTCCTCATGGGTGCATTGGCGGGAATATTGGTTTCTTGCCTGCCCGGTCTGAGCGCGACGATGGCGGTGGCTCTCCTTCTCCCGTTAACGTTCGGAATACCGCCTGTAAGTGCCCTATTACTGCTTTCAGGAATTTACGTGGGAGCCATGTTCGGCGGGGCGATTCCTGCGATTCTTTTGTGTACACCGGGTACGCCCTCCGCCGTGAGCACAACGTTCGACGGTTATCCTTTGGCACGGAAGGGCTACGCCGGCAAAGCAATTTCGATCGCATGCATCTCTTCGGTGGCTGCAGGCCTTTTCGGAGTATTTGTTCTGATGACTGTAGCGCCGCCGCTCGCGGCATTTGCGCTTAACTTCAGCGCCCCCGAATACTTTGCGGTAGCCGTTTTCGGTCTAGCCGTCATTTCCAGCCTTGCTGAGGGGTCTGTACTGAAGGCGTTCGCTTCGGGAATGATCGGCCTGCTGCTCGCAGTAGTGGGAATGGATCCAATGACTGGATTTGACCGCTTTACTTTTGACAATACCGATCTTCTTAGCGGCGTGTCGTTTCTCGCGGTAATGATTGGAACGGCCGCATTGGCGGAAGTTCTATATCAAATCGATACCGACAAGAAAGGACAGGCGTTCGAAAAATTCGAAATCGGCAGTCTGGCACTGACGAAGAGTGACTTGAAACAAATCACCAAACCGACGATAATCGGCTGCATCTTCGGCGTGTTCATCGGAATAATGCCGGCGGCCGGCGCCAATATAGCGTCTTTCGTATCTTGGGCTCAGGCCAAGTTATGGTCGAAAAAACCGGAAGAGTTCGGGCACGGATCGGTCGAAGGCCTCGCGGCCTCCGAGGCGGGGAACAATTCAGTCGTCGGCGGCGATCTTGTACCGATGCTTACCCTGGGAGTGCCGGGCGACCCGGTAACAGCAATTATGATGGGGGCGCTGATTCTCCAGGGTCTGCGCCCGGGGCCGATGCTTTTTGCCGAGCATCCTGAGATAGTGTACGGGCTTTTCCTGGGTCTCATCATCTCCAACCTGTGGGTACTGCCTATAGGGTTGCTGGGTGCGCGGTTCTTCGCGAAGATGAGCAATGTGCCGAAACCTATCCTGTGGCCGACGATACTGACCTTGTGCGTCATCGGTACTTACGCCTCGGAAGGAACTATGATGCCGGCCTATACTGTTATCGTATTCGGGCTTGTCGGTTACCTGATGAAGAAGGCGGGATATCCTACCGCGCCGCTTATTCTAGGACTTCTTCTTGGACCGATGGCTGAAGAGAATCTGCGCCGATCCCTACTCATGTCACACATGGATGCCACCGTCTTCTTTACGCGTCCCATCTCGCTTATCTTGCTCCTGCTGGGCTTTATCACTCTCGTATGGCCGTGGTTTCAGGAGTGGTATCAGAAACGTATGGCCGCCAAACTCGGCGTGGAAGTGCCGAAGGATTGCTGA
- a CDS encoding tripartite tricarboxylate transporter TctB family protein, with the protein MRKIDILSAVILLLLSGYVIVTAAGFPLETRTLGPDFFPKLIGGCLGAFALAILILAFLRPGKEEAPTAPSRNLIIIMALLGGYIILLPMIGFLVATPVYLAATGLLLAENMAAWWKKVCISATVTTGALYYLFSTMLNVPLP; encoded by the coding sequence ATGAGAAAAATCGATATTCTGTCAGCCGTTATATTGCTTTTGTTGTCCGGCTACGTTATTGTGACGGCCGCCGGTTTTCCTTTGGAAACGAGGACGCTGGGTCCGGATTTCTTCCCCAAGCTGATAGGAGGGTGTTTAGGGGCATTTGCACTGGCTATTCTCATTTTGGCCTTTTTGCGCCCCGGGAAGGAAGAAGCGCCCACAGCGCCGAGCCGTAATCTTATCATTATTATGGCGCTGCTCGGCGGGTATATTATCCTGCTTCCGATGATCGGGTTTCTTGTTGCCACCCCTGTCTATCTGGCGGCGACAGGTCTTTTGCTTGCAGAGAACATGGCTGCCTGGTGGAAAAAGGTGTGCATCAGCGCCACGGTAACGACAGGCGCCTTATACTACCTGTTTAGCACAATGCTGAATGTGCCGCTGCCCTGA
- a CDS encoding dihydrodipicolinate synthase family protein: MFKMQGIVPPMITPFDIDGNVDFDALESLVDFLAPRVDGLFITGSYGSGALMTTDERKLVAETTINKAGGRVPVIVMVGTTNNRQSVDLARHAEWVGATAVAAVGPYYFKHNDDSVCYFFEDIVKAVDIPVYVYNNPGFQGYPMDIKLLRRLKAIGTSGIKDATFDIQLHAAYQRLLKDDNYDVALGTEAMWLAARALGCEAFIPGLGNAFPEICRRMHREGMAGDWDECRQTQFEVNRLREIMYLAKSTQLAVYAMLEIRGIIRAYPRAPFIAASDAEKHAIREELAKMNMLMEA, encoded by the coding sequence ATGTTCAAGATGCAGGGGATAGTTCCTCCGATGATAACGCCGTTCGATATCGATGGCAACGTTGACTTTGACGCATTGGAGTCCTTGGTCGATTTTCTTGCGCCACGGGTGGATGGGCTGTTTATCACAGGCTCATATGGCTCCGGTGCTTTGATGACGACGGACGAACGCAAGCTGGTTGCGGAGACGACTATAAATAAGGCCGGCGGACGCGTGCCGGTAATCGTGATGGTGGGCACGACCAATAACCGGCAGTCGGTCGATCTCGCCCGACATGCCGAGTGGGTTGGCGCTACGGCGGTTGCCGCTGTCGGGCCGTATTACTTCAAACATAACGATGACAGTGTCTGCTATTTTTTCGAGGATATTGTCAAAGCGGTCGACATTCCTGTTTACGTTTATAACAATCCCGGTTTTCAGGGTTATCCGATGGATATAAAGCTGCTTCGTCGCCTTAAAGCCATCGGAACCAGCGGCATCAAAGATGCGACCTTCGATATCCAACTACACGCCGCTTATCAGCGACTGCTGAAAGACGACAACTATGACGTCGCCCTGGGAACGGAAGCAATGTGGCTTGCCGCCCGGGCGCTCGGATGCGAGGCGTTTATCCCCGGCCTCGGTAACGCGTTCCCGGAGATATGCCGGCGCATGCACCGGGAGGGGATGGCAGGCGATTGGGACGAATGCCGCCAGACGCAGTTCGAGGTCAACAGGCTGCGGGAAATCATGTACCTGGCGAAATCGACCCAACTGGCAGTCTACGCGATGCTGGAAATACGCGGCATCATCCGGGCATATCCGAGAGCCCCGTTCATAGCCGCATCCGACGCGGAGAAACATGCAATCCGCGAAGAATTGGCCAAGATGAATATGTTGATGGAGGCGTAA
- a CDS encoding 2-dehydro-3-deoxygalactonokinase, producing the protein MLAVIDCGTTNTRVYILTEEGGIAGQSAEKVGVRDVASTGTKQVLQEGIKKAFLQAINHAGVELSQVRFAIASGMITSEIGLIDLPHLVAPAGLDELAASVKTVKDQSVFPLDVPVVFVRGIRNAVGEGRGLGLLRQMDFMRGEEVQVMGILADRRPKLPFNVVVLSSHTKLINVNERGQITGSITTISGQFYEALQSTSIGKSIRPATTVEPVGGYPLTDIVNAASESVTKAGFLRTMLMPRFMQVLISTNWAERQQFVDAAIAACDMEIFAEFGRLGFPNNVPYLLVGHKERCEIYELLLKRTFGPECEVEYIYDQAEIDRFTVTGAFAVADKVNPDN; encoded by the coding sequence GTGCTTGCCGTAATTGACTGCGGTACAACCAATACCCGCGTGTATATACTGACCGAAGAGGGCGGCATCGCCGGGCAGAGCGCCGAAAAGGTCGGCGTCAGAGACGTTGCCTCCACGGGGACGAAACAAGTACTGCAAGAGGGAATCAAAAAGGCTTTCTTGCAGGCGATCAATCACGCCGGTGTAGAATTGAGCCAAGTCAGGTTCGCCATTGCATCAGGGATGATAACTTCAGAGATCGGTTTGATCGACCTGCCTCACCTCGTTGCACCGGCCGGACTGGACGAGCTGGCGGCAAGCGTTAAGACGGTCAAGGATCAAAGCGTTTTTCCCCTCGACGTGCCAGTAGTATTTGTGCGCGGCATCCGCAACGCGGTCGGGGAAGGTAGGGGGCTTGGACTATTGCGGCAGATGGACTTCATGCGTGGCGAGGAGGTGCAGGTTATGGGCATCCTGGCCGACCGCAGGCCCAAACTTCCTTTCAACGTCGTCGTGCTCAGTTCCCACACCAAACTCATCAACGTCAACGAGCGAGGCCAGATTACCGGCAGTATCACAACAATAAGCGGTCAATTCTACGAGGCACTGCAATCCACCTCGATCGGCAAATCGATCCGGCCGGCAACAACCGTCGAGCCGGTCGGCGGTTATCCGCTCACCGATATTGTGAACGCTGCTTCCGAAAGCGTGACCAAAGCGGGTTTCTTGCGCACGATGCTGATGCCGCGCTTCATGCAGGTCTTGATAAGTACGAACTGGGCTGAAAGGCAGCAATTCGTGGATGCGGCGATCGCCGCGTGCGACATGGAGATTTTCGCCGAATTCGGGCGGCTAGGGTTTCCCAACAACGTGCCGTATTTGCTTGTCGGCCACAAGGAACGGTGTGAGATATACGAGTTGTTGCTCAAGAGGACTTTCGGTCCTGAATGTGAGGTCGAATACATATACGACCAGGCCGAGATCGATAGGTTTACCGTCACCGGGGCGTTCGCCGTCGCCGACAAGGTGAACCCCGATAATTAG
- a CDS encoding tripartite tricarboxylate transporter substrate binding protein, translating into MLRKGIVVAMLLVFVLAAVGCGGTQKTEAPKFPTKAISIIVPFAAGGGTDAVARSIAKYAEPVFGQPVTVVNKVGANGATGMTEGVNSPADGYMVTMVTVETVTNPIQGNVKWKPTDFKAVMQVNSDASAVTVPVDSPFKTLQDLLKAAKEKPGTLKVGTVAPGAIWHTAGLGLQEKADVKFNLVPYPGGAAPIITDLLGGHLDATTVSAAEVSQHVKAGKLRILAVLAPERLKGFPNIPTAKEQGVDVAVATWRGLAVPAKTPDAVVKTLHDGFKKSMDDPKFIEFMEKGNFGMTYRDSAGFQKYMDEQTKFFEPLLQKAGLTKKQ; encoded by the coding sequence ATGCTCAGGAAGGGTATTGTCGTCGCGATGCTGCTGGTCTTCGTTCTCGCAGCCGTAGGCTGTGGAGGCACTCAGAAGACCGAGGCACCAAAGTTTCCCACCAAGGCGATAAGCATTATCGTACCGTTTGCCGCCGGCGGAGGTACGGACGCAGTCGCCCGCTCGATAGCGAAGTATGCCGAGCCAGTTTTCGGTCAGCCGGTAACGGTTGTGAACAAGGTTGGTGCCAACGGCGCCACGGGCATGACTGAGGGAGTCAATTCTCCCGCCGACGGCTATATGGTCACGATGGTAACCGTCGAAACGGTCACCAACCCCATCCAGGGCAACGTTAAATGGAAGCCGACGGATTTCAAGGCTGTCATGCAGGTCAACTCCGACGCTTCGGCGGTCACCGTACCGGTGGATAGCCCGTTCAAAACTCTTCAGGATCTGCTGAAAGCGGCCAAGGAAAAGCCGGGCACCCTTAAGGTCGGCACCGTTGCCCCGGGAGCGATCTGGCACACTGCCGGTCTCGGACTTCAGGAAAAAGCTGATGTCAAATTCAATCTTGTTCCTTATCCGGGCGGCGCCGCCCCGATAATCACCGACCTGCTCGGCGGACACCTCGATGCCACAACTGTTAGCGCCGCCGAGGTAAGCCAGCACGTCAAGGCAGGCAAACTCCGCATCCTGGCTGTTCTCGCCCCCGAGCGGCTGAAAGGATTCCCCAATATACCCACCGCCAAAGAACAGGGCGTGGATGTTGCCGTTGCGACGTGGCGCGGTCTCGCCGTCCCCGCCAAGACTCCCGATGCAGTCGTCAAGACTCTGCACGACGGCTTCAAAAAATCTATGGACGACCCCAAATTTATCGAGTTTATGGAAAAAGGCAACTTCGGCATGACGTACCGGGATAGCGCAGGCTTCCAAAAATACATGGACGAGCAGACGAAATTCTTTGAGCCGCTGCTGCAGAA